The genomic interval CTCGTAGCCGAGCACGCGCCGCGCCCGAGCGATCGACAGCAGGGTCCCGGTGCCCGTGACGTCGCCGCGGACCTCGACGCCCGGGAACTCCGCGGCCAGCAGCTCGCGCGAGGGCGTCCGCATGACCGTGTCGGCGTTCGCGACGACGCACACCTCGGCACCGACGACGTCGGCGGTCAGCGCGAGCCGGACGGCCTGGGCGCCGTCGCGCGCGTCGATGTAGCCCCACAGGTTCCACCTGCGCACCGACGGGTCCTCCTGCCAGGACGCGAAGGCGTCGTAGTCGGCGACGTCCATGACGTTGGAGAAGCGCAGGCCGACGAACGTGGCGTCGGGGCGCCAGCGGGCGTACTGCCGCGCCAGCTCCTCCTCCAGGACCTTGCCCATGCTGTACGTGGACTCCGGGCGCGGGGCGTAGTCCTCGTCGACCGGCGCGTACGGCGGCGGGGTCTGGAAGGGCAGGCCGAGGACGGTCTCGCTGCTGGCCCACACGACCCGCCGGATGCCGGCCACCCGCGCGGCCTCGAAGACGTGGTAGGTGGCCGGGACGTTGTTGGTGAACGTCGCCTGGTTGGTCGTCAGCCCCGGGGCGGGCACGGCCGCGAGGTGCACGACCGCGTCCAGGCCCTGGTGGCGCTCGTCGATGCCGGTGAGGGCACCGACGACCT from Aquipuribacter hungaricus carries:
- a CDS encoding NAD-dependent epimerase/dehydratase family protein, which translates into the protein MASVAVTGGSGKLGRAVVADLVAHGHDVVVLDRAAPPPDPAQPPTAGGSGGGSQSFVRVDLGDYGQVVGALTGIDERHQGLDAVVHLAAVPAPGLTTNQATFTNNVPATYHVFEAARVAGIRRVVWASSETVLGLPFQTPPPYAPVDEDYAPRPESTYSMGKVLEEELARQYARWRPDATFVGLRFSNVMDVADYDAFASWQEDPSVRRWNLWGYIDARDGAQAVRLALTADVVGAEVCVVANADTVMRTPSRELLAAEFPGVEVRGDVTGTGTLLSIARARRVLGYEPQHSWRDHVLQGGADGGR